In Lolium rigidum isolate FL_2022 chromosome 3, APGP_CSIRO_Lrig_0.1, whole genome shotgun sequence, the genomic window cttactctttgaatcATGATATAGTTTTAGCGTAAAGGGGAGATTCTGAGCAAAAGAAAAGCATTGGACAGGGAAATTTAGGCTCTTTTGGGAAAAATGATTTTGGTTTAGCATTTCCTCTAAAAAAAAGTGCAGTCGTTTTCGTAGCACCAACCTTCTAGATTTGACCCTTCTCTTTTATTTTTATATTTAGCTGGATCGTGGAAATTGACCCTCTGGGGTCTGATGGGTTCGCTTGTTGTCAGTAGATCAGCTTTCCTGTTCTTGTTTGTGTTCTATTTACACCTTTGAGTCGGACATCATGTTGTGTGAATATAATCTTATATATATCCTGCTATTTCAGATTGCAAATGAAACAGAGTTTGTTTAGTGATACAACAATGTCTACTGTTGTATTAATCTGTTGCTCTCGTACATGCAGTTACTGCCCTCAACACACTCTTCACTAGCTTGAATTCTCCGGGGCAGCTAAAAGGCTGGCAAGCGACTGGCGGTGACCCTTGCGGTCAATCATGGCAGGGCATCACTTGCTCAGGATCATCGGTTACAGCAATGTGAGCTTCAAGAAGCAAAGTAGTTGCTAACGGCTAACCATGCACATTTCTTACTCACTCTTAGCTTATTTTCCTTTGTTTGTTGATGTAGCAAATTGCCAAACTCGGGGCTGTCCGGGAATTTGGGATACAATATGAATACCATGGGTTCGTTGGTTGAGATGTGAGTAGCCACACTTGTCCTATGATCAGCCTTGTTTGCTATGGGAGTTCAGTTGATAACTCTCTTAAACAAAATTCTAATGCAGTGACATGAGCCAAAATAACCTTGGTGGTGGACAAGCGATACAGTACAATCTCCCTACTAATAAGCTTGAGAGGCTGTAAGTCCTCTGATGAATTTACGCGAATGACTTTTTTTTCTCAAATATCCTGGTGCTCTGGATGTTTAATGATTCTTTTTTGCAGCAATCTCGCAGGAAACCAGTTCACTGGAAATTTACCCTACTCGATTTTCTCGATGAATAATCTTAAGTATTTGTGAGTATCTTTGCAGCCAGAAGTAATATTTTTCCTTGTAATTTGTATCATCTAGTAGGGTTAAGCAATTTTTGGTTTTTGTATGCAGAAATCTTAATCATAACCAGTTACAAGGGAAAATGACCGATGTATTTTCCAACCTTGGTAGCTTGACAACAGTGTGAGTACTTTTTGTGTGAATTATCTTCGGTTTTCATGTTCCTGATGTGTCGATTCTCTTACTGCTTTCATCTGTAATGTGATGCAGGGATCTCTCCTTTAATTCTCTTACGGATGACCTACCAGAAGGTCTTACTTCCTTGTCAAGTCTTAAGACTTTGTAAGAAATGGTTTTCCACTTTATCTCTTAGACCTGTCTTGTTAGAGTGTCATGCATCTAAGATTCTAAGTATCTAACCATGTCTTATCCTTCTCAGATATTTGCAGAACAATCAGTTCACTGGTAGTATCAATGTCCTAGCTAATCTCCCCCTTTCTGATCTGTAAGTAAACAACATGTCATTCATTGATGCTTTATTAATTTATATGCATATATGCATTGTCATGTCATATCTTGTTCACCTGTAGGAATATTGCAAATAATCGTTTCACTGGTTGGATTCCTAGTCAGCTAAAGAAGATAAACAGTCTACAGTAAGTCTCTTGATTTCCTAGCATGCAATTGTTAGAGAGCTATATCCTAAACTAGCATTTTGCATGTGTGTAGGACTGATGGTAATTCTTGGACTACGGGAccagcaccaccgccgccgccatttacAGCTCCACCTTCAAACCGTCGGAAGAGCCCAGGTCAAAACAGCGATAGTTCATCAAGTTCTGGTGGAAAGTCTGGAATtggtggtggaggtgtagcaggcaTTATCATATCGTTGCTGGTTGTTGGAGCAATTGTTGCATTTTTTGTGATAAGAAGAAGAAAACGCAAACCTAAAATGGCAGAACACTTTGAACAGCACCAGCCATTCACTTCGTTTCCTTCAAACGAAGTTAAAGGTCAGTTAGTTTGACGTTTATCATACTGGAGAGATGCTTTTTCTAATTCGCTAATCATGTGGATATTTGCTTCTACAAATGTTGCAGACATGAAGCCTTTTGAAGAGTCTACCACAATAGATGTGGAATCTTTGGCTTCCCCTGCTTCAGTTGCTCTGAAGCCACCCACCAAGATTGAACGCAACAATTCATTTGAGGATGATGACTTTTCAAACAAGCGTGTTCCAAAGAAAAGCAATGCAAAACATATAAAGGCAATTGTTTATTCAGTTGCGGATCTACAAATAGCAACAGATAGCTTCAGCATGGACAATCTTGTTGGAGAGGGTACTTTTGGACGTGTCTACAGGTCACAGTTCAATGATGGAAAGGTATGCTACATTATCTTGTCCCTATTCCTATATATTTCTGAAAGAACATGAATGTTCTCTGTACTATCTATTAGGTCATTGAAACTGTGGCTATTAATTGATTACGGTTCGCAGTTTCAAGTAGTTGTGTGGTACATGTCTGCAATAGATCCTTACTATAACATTTACAGATCTAAGACGGAAAGTGATGGAGGATAATGAAGGAGCTTATAAGTATCCCTCATATATTGGATGCTTTTTGGCGCTTAATGATAGCTTCCATTTTCATGTTACTTATTTGTCATGGAAAACAGAATTTGTGCTACTTAAACATATGATGCTTATCGTTCTTGTTTACTCCATTCAGGTTTTAGCTGTGAAGAAACTAGATTGTACTGTGATACCATTCCAATCTTCTGATGACTTTGTTGAACTGGTCTCAAACATTTCAAAGTTGCACCATCCCAATCTCAACGAGCTTGTGGGCTATTGCATGGAACATGGACAACACTTGCTCGTGTATGATTTCCACAGGAATGGATCACTTCATGATCTACTCCATCTTTCAGACGAATACAGCAAGCCACTTAGCTGGAACTCTCGTATTAAGATTGCACTAGGCTCTGCCCGTGCATTGGAGTAAGTAACTACTCTTAGCTTTGAAATTTCAGTTTATAATCTTTTGGTTAATGAcaatcaattaagtagtgaacATGTTTTTGTTCGCATATTGGAATATCTCTGAGCTGTAGGCATTCTTTGCATGTTATGTGTGAACTTTTCGATGCATGCCCTTTCTTTATGTTTAGTGTGTTCGAAACAAAATACATCAATAATTGTTTGTTCATGACATGATTTATTGTAACATTCTGTGTGCCTTTGAAATAACATTTGAAGATGCCTCATCTTGTTCCACTGAAAAAATAATTTGCAGGTATCTTCATGAAGTATGTTCTCCGTCCATCATCCACAAGAATTTCAAGTCATCCAACATTCTGCTCGACTCAGAATTCAATCCGCACCTCTCAGATGCTGCACTTGCAAGCTTTATTCCTGATGCTGAGTTCCAGGTCTATTCAATATGCTACTGAACTATTGTCGCAACAAAATTATAATACTACGGTAGTTATTTTAAGAGGATTGCTTGTATAGTTACATGCCTTCAAAACTCAGTAATTAGGTTGGTCTTGACATGCCAAATTAATAAATACATCGGTTTAGCGTCCTATAGAAGTCGTTGGCAATGATATACACCTGTCTACATTGACAAAACACCCGAACAACAGATATTTTCTCCCTATATTGATTATTTGCATATGCATAAACTTTGCAACTCAAACTTAACACATTATGGTTCATGATGGCCGTCTAATAGCCACCACCATATAAACCTCTACAGGGAGCAGAACAGAGTGCTGGGTGCACTGCCCCGGAGGTGGACATGACTGGCCAGTATACTCTCAAGAGTGATGTCTACAGCTTTGGGGTGGTCATGCTAGAGCTTTTGACCGGACGCAGACCATTTGACAGGTATTCCCTTATCAGCCGTCACCAGTTTTCAGTTTGTGCATACTTGTAAATTTATGATCCTAGATGTAATCATAAATGACTCTTTGCATTGCAGCTCTAAGGCTAGGTCAGAGCAGTCACTGGTGCGGTGGGCGACTCCCCAGCTGCACGACATTGATGCACTGGACAGCATGGTCGACCCTGCGCTCAAGGGTCTGTACCCTGCCAAGTCCCTGTCCCGGTTCGCCGATGTGCTCGCCTTGTGTGTCCAGGTACAACTTCACCCCATACCTCGCGCAGATTATTTGTACAAAACCAGACATATATGTGTATGTAAATAACGCCTGAGCCTCGAAAATGTGTTGCAGCCTGAACCAGAATTCAGGCCACCGATgtcggaggtggtggaggcgTTGGTCCGGCTCGTGCAGAGGGCCAACATGACAAAGAGAATGCTCGACGGAGACAATTCTTCTCGGCGAGGCGATGACCAGGACCAGGATTTCATATGACGCAAGCAAAACCCTTCTGTCCCCTGCTGTTGCATCGAGATTGCATTTATTTATTTCTTCTAGCACCTAGTCCGAGAGAAGAGTGGAAGAACAAAGCAGAAATAGTGTCCGGTCCTGTCAGTATATA contains:
- the LOC124701608 gene encoding protein STRUBBELIG-RECEPTOR FAMILY 6-like, producing MGRRRRGGGMLDAASLPPLLLLLLACVWPQQQILVAADTDASDVTALNTLFTSLNSPGQLKGWQATGGDPCGQSWQGITCSGSSVTAIKLPNSGLSGNLGYNMNTMGSLVEIDMSQNNLGGGQAIQYNLPTNKLERLNLAGNQFTGNLPYSIFSMNNLKYLNLNHNQLQGKMTDVFSNLGSLTTVDLSFNSLTDDLPEGLTSLSSLKTLYLQNNQFTGSINVLANLPLSDLNIANNRFTGWIPSQLKKINSLQTDGNSWTTGPAPPPPPFTAPPSNRRKSPGQNSDSSSSSGGKSGIGGGGVAGIIISLLVVGAIVAFFVIRRRKRKPKMAEHFEQHQPFTSFPSNEVKDMKPFEESTTIDVESLASPASVALKPPTKIERNNSFEDDDFSNKRVPKKSNAKHIKAIVYSVADLQIATDSFSMDNLVGEGTFGRVYRSQFNDGKVLAVKKLDCTVIPFQSSDDFVELVSNISKLHHPNLNELVGYCMEHGQHLLVYDFHRNGSLHDLLHLSDEYSKPLSWNSRIKIALGSARALEYLHEVCSPSIIHKNFKSSNILLDSEFNPHLSDAALASFIPDAEFQGAEQSAGCTAPEVDMTGQYTLKSDVYSFGVVMLELLTGRRPFDSSKARSEQSLVRWATPQLHDIDALDSMVDPALKGLYPAKSLSRFADVLALCVQPEPEFRPPMSEVVEALVRLVQRANMTKRMLDGDNSSRRGDDQDQDFI